One window of Magallana gigas chromosome 2, xbMagGiga1.1, whole genome shotgun sequence genomic DNA carries:
- the LOC117681097 gene encoding uncharacterized protein: protein MQLHAVAFAGFISVVLSQSHHHDIALAVDKTFDWVDFNPKDGNLQYQELSMGFDYIDTNDDGVLSFEEYINVTNSEPIQRDIFNHYDTNKDGVLQKTEYVDTPFRAMDHNGDNVVTRHDYDHFYTNMVHHILQQQHGHNGR, encoded by the exons ATGCAGTTACATGCTGTAGCGTTTGCCGGTTTTATCTCCGTTGTACTTTC TCAAAGTCACCATCATGACATTGCTTTAGCTGTGGATAAGACCTTTGATTGGGTTGATTTCAACCCCAAGGACGGTAACCTACAATACCAGGAGCTTAGCATGGGATTCGATTATATAGACACTAATG ATGATGGCGTGCTTTCATTTGAGGAATACATCAATGTTACAAACTCTGAACCAATTCAGCGAGACATCTTCAACCACTACGATACAAACAAAGATGGAGTCCTTCAGAAAACAGAATATGTTGACACTCCATTCAGGGCAATGGACCACAATG GGGACAACGTAGTGACAAGACATGATTACGATCACTTCTACACCAAT atgGTTCATCATATTCTACAGCAGCAGCACGGACATAATGGACGTTAG